One window from the genome of Cryptomeria japonica chromosome 6, Sugi_1.0, whole genome shotgun sequence encodes:
- the LOC131062572 gene encoding uncharacterized mitochondrial protein AtMg00860-like — protein MDDFTVYGATFKEALKNVAKVLQQCEGHNLSLNSKKCFIMMQEGIMLGYCISQSGIQFDPAQIEVILDLPAPTKQKDVRGFLGHVGYYRRFIKDFSKMAVPLYSLLTKDTEFEWTPTCGDAFYKLKGSLTQAPVLKGPDWSLSFHIHIEVSDFAIGAVLGKKKGVLQNAIYYIS, from the coding sequence atggatgattttactgtTTATGGGGCCACCTTTAAGGAAGCATTGAAAAATGTTGCCAAAGTGTTGCAGCAGTGTGAGGGTCATAATTTGTCCCTAAATAGTAAAAAATGCTTcataatgatgcaagaaggaataatgTTGGGGTATTGTATTTCTCAGTCAGGTATTCAATTTGATCCAGCCCAAATTGAGGTAATACTTGACCTTCCCGCCCctacaaaacaaaaggatgtaagaggTTTTTTAGGCCAtgtagggtactataggagatttatcaaggacttcAGTAAGATGGCAGTGCCTCTATATTCTCTCTTAACAAAAGACActgagtttgaatggacaccaaCATGTGGAGATGCATTTTATAAACTTAAGGGATCCTTAACCCAGGCCCCTGTtcttaaaggacctgattggtctctttcttttcacattcatatagaAGTATCAGATTTTGCAATTGGAGCAGTCTTGGGGAAGAAGAAAGGAGTTTTGCAGAATGCAATTTACTATATCAGCTAA